The DNA segment TCTGGGGCAGCGTATGGAAGGGTTCCACAAAATTCTTCAGATTCGGCAACAATATCGGACGACTTGGCAAATCCAAAGTCGGCCAATTTGACACAACCATTAGACAACAAGACGTTTTCTAATTTAATGTCATTGTGGGCGATTCCAATTGAGTGGCAGTATTCGATTGCTTTGACAACCTGAGAGAAGAGAGAGAGGGTGGCTTCAACGGACATGAGACCGTTTTTCATTATGTATTCAAAGACATCTCCGAATTCAGCGAATTCCATCAAAACGAAGGCAAATTCTTCGGCTTCGATGATTTCAATGGCTTCGACGATGTTTTCGTGTTTGAGGCTGAGAAAAGCTTCAAACTCAGTTGAGGTTTTGATGACTTTCTTTATTGCAACTTTACCGAATATTTCGCTAGAGGCAGAGAAAACTTCTTCAGTAAGAGCTACAACATTTGAGAGTCCACTGTTCattaaaaattccattttaaactggCGTGGATGTGATGTGATAAAGATACCAAATAGTGAAATGCAAGCCTTATATAGTAAATCGCCCGATATGGCCTCTTCCATGTCTTGATGTTCAAGGGGAGACAAGTCTAAATAAATGCTTCCTTACATGATTAAATAGTACATTTTTGGAAATAGCTCCCCTTTTCATTAATGGTACCTACTCTTGCAAACGGTTAACATTTCTAAGccatttttctta comes from the Mytilus trossulus isolate FHL-02 chromosome 3, PNRI_Mtr1.1.1.hap1, whole genome shotgun sequence genome and includes:
- the LOC134710498 gene encoding testis-specific serine/threonine-protein kinase 3-like, producing the protein MEFLMNSGLSNVVALTEEVFSASSEIFGKVAIKKVIKTSTEFEAFLSLKHENIVEAIEIIEAEEFAFVLMEFAEFGDVFEYIMKNGLMSVEATLSLFSQVVKAIEYCHSIGIAHNDIKLENVLLSNGCVKLADFGFAKSSDIVAESEEFCGTLPYAAPEVIMGMEHNAMKADMWSMGVMLYVMLFGAFPFSDSDATSMVQSQISNALSFPENTNETLKSLISSMLEPSVEKRANASSVRLALSQF